Proteins encoded within one genomic window of Bradyrhizobium sp. CB1717:
- the addA gene encoding double-strand break repair helicase AddA, translating into MVKLPRPIPDEVRARQARASDPTASAFVSANAGSGKTHVLVQRVIRLLLSGVPPEKILCITFTKAAAANMAERVFTTLGHWVTLDDAGLDAAIRAVGIPHPDRKLRREARKLFACALETPGGLKVQTIHALCTRLLQQFPFEANVPARFSVIDERDQTDMMERANLKVLLEAARDPDSVTGRALLTAMASAADVTFKEVVREACLSRDHFMAWTDEAGNAEAAAAQLAAVLGVDASDRIEDVETEILDGPFLPRSRWDDIAFALEDGSKSDNDQAGRLREAKVFSGSAQVDAYLCVFLTDDKLPRKAVLTKKFCDHNPSVARLFEAEVQRLGGLIEKRRAVTMRDRTAALLHIATAAAANYRREKQERGLLDYDDLIDKTLAMLNRVSSGWVHYKLDRGVDHVLIDEAQDTSPRQWDIVAHIISEFTAGEGARDGLNRTIFAVGDEKQSIFSFQGAAPHEFDARRRELHRRFTAAGLKFDPVAFTYSFRSGAAILHSVDHVFREPQIYKSIHSVEIGHPLHNALADAGPSVIELWDLAEADDRQEIEGWRAPFDGVAVTSPEVKLARRIQAEIKRLVESGTLTGHEGERRPLRYGDMLILVRRRGNAFDAVIQALKHAGIPVAGADRLKLTEHIGIIDLMNLADALLLPQDDLALAVALKSPLFGLDDDDLFQLAWDRKGSLRRALGEHAAGSEKFATVLRRLEACEIRAREETPFAFYAWLLGGDGGRARILRRLGHEANDALDEFLELALNYERKAPASLQGFMAWLRSADTEVKRDMEISRDEVRVMTVHGAKGLEASVVFMVDTTSSPADSQRLRLIQVPRGNGGEVVVWAGRKADEPKPVVEARKAMIEETEDEYRRLLYVAMTRAADRLIVGGCMPGNMRTVRKLSWYDLIDTGLAGSGLDKQTTETPLGKVTRFARLEDAAALGTPATSVEQTIALPDWLRTPAPSDMTEDDAVRPSGQSTEEGRSVRSGESVQSRALALQRGTLVHRLLQSLPDIATERRREAALGFMARNAADWPEADRIALADKVLALITEPRFAPVFAAGSRAEVAIAGRLERPGRSPALVSGQIDRLVVRPDEVLIVDFKTNQAAPKSAAEAPATYVRQLALYRAVLARLYPQKPVRAVLLWTEALEYMEISAPALDAALASLHLGVSVLDPARSRS; encoded by the coding sequence ATGGTGAAGCTTCCGCGTCCCATCCCGGATGAGGTGCGCGCGCGGCAGGCGCGCGCGTCCGATCCGACCGCGTCGGCCTTCGTGTCGGCCAATGCCGGCTCGGGCAAGACGCATGTGCTGGTGCAGCGGGTGATCCGCCTCTTGCTGTCGGGCGTGCCGCCGGAAAAGATCCTCTGCATCACCTTCACCAAGGCTGCCGCCGCCAACATGGCCGAGCGCGTGTTCACGACGCTCGGACACTGGGTGACGCTGGATGATGCCGGGCTGGACGCCGCGATCCGCGCCGTCGGCATCCCGCATCCTGATCGAAAATTGCGGCGCGAAGCGCGAAAACTGTTCGCCTGCGCGCTGGAGACGCCCGGCGGGCTGAAGGTGCAGACCATCCACGCGCTGTGCACGCGCCTGCTTCAGCAGTTTCCATTCGAGGCCAATGTGCCCGCGCGCTTCTCGGTCATCGACGAGCGCGACCAGACCGACATGATGGAGCGCGCCAATCTGAAGGTGCTGCTGGAGGCCGCGCGCGACCCCGACAGCGTCACCGGCCGGGCACTGCTGACGGCGATGGCGAGCGCCGCCGACGTCACCTTCAAGGAGGTCGTGCGCGAGGCCTGCCTCAGCCGCGATCATTTCATGGCCTGGACCGATGAGGCCGGTAACGCGGAAGCCGCAGCGGCGCAGCTGGCTGCGGTGCTTGGCGTCGATGCGAGCGATCGTATCGAGGACGTCGAGACCGAGATCCTCGACGGGCCGTTCCTGCCGCGGTCGCGCTGGGACGACATCGCCTTCGCACTGGAGGACGGCAGCAAGTCCGACAACGACCAGGCAGGCCGGCTGCGTGAGGCGAAGGTGTTTTCCGGCAGCGCGCAGGTCGATGCCTATCTCTGCGTCTTCCTCACCGACGACAAGCTGCCGCGCAAGGCGGTGCTGACCAAGAAATTTTGCGACCACAATCCGTCCGTCGCACGCCTGTTCGAAGCCGAGGTGCAGCGCCTCGGCGGATTGATCGAGAAGCGCCGCGCGGTGACCATGCGCGACCGCACCGCGGCCCTGCTGCACATCGCGACCGCGGCCGCCGCCAACTACCGCCGCGAGAAGCAGGAGCGCGGCCTGCTCGACTATGACGACCTCATCGACAAGACGCTGGCGATGCTGAACCGCGTCTCCTCGGGCTGGGTGCATTACAAGCTCGACCGCGGCGTCGATCACGTGCTGATCGACGAGGCCCAGGACACGAGCCCGCGGCAATGGGACATCGTCGCGCACATCATCTCGGAGTTCACCGCAGGTGAAGGCGCGCGCGACGGGCTCAACCGCACCATCTTCGCGGTCGGCGACGAGAAGCAGTCGATCTTTTCATTCCAGGGCGCAGCTCCGCACGAGTTCGACGCGCGGCGTCGCGAGCTGCACCGCAGGTTCACCGCGGCAGGGCTGAAATTCGATCCGGTCGCCTTCACCTATTCGTTCCGCTCGGGCGCCGCGATCCTGCACTCGGTCGACCACGTCTTCCGCGAGCCCCAGATCTACAAGAGCATCCATTCGGTCGAGATCGGCCATCCCCTGCACAATGCGCTGGCCGATGCAGGCCCCAGCGTGATCGAGTTGTGGGACCTGGCTGAGGCCGACGATCGGCAGGAGATCGAGGGCTGGCGCGCGCCGTTCGACGGCGTCGCCGTCACCAGCCCCGAGGTCAAGCTTGCCCGGCGCATCCAGGCCGAGATCAAGCGGCTGGTCGAGAGCGGCACGTTGACCGGACACGAAGGCGAGCGCCGTCCGCTGCGCTACGGCGACATGCTGATCCTGGTGCGCCGGCGCGGCAATGCGTTCGACGCCGTGATCCAGGCGCTGAAGCACGCAGGCATCCCCGTCGCCGGTGCCGACCGGCTCAAGCTCACCGAGCACATCGGCATCATCGATCTGATGAACCTTGCGGACGCGCTGCTGCTGCCGCAGGACGATCTCGCGCTGGCGGTGGCGCTGAAGAGCCCGCTGTTCGGGCTCGATGACGACGATCTGTTCCAGCTCGCCTGGGATCGCAAGGGCTCGCTGCGCCGCGCGCTTGGCGAGCATGCGGCCGGAAGCGAAAAATTCGCGACAGTGTTGCGACGTCTGGAAGCCTGCGAGATCCGCGCGCGCGAGGAAACGCCGTTCGCCTTCTACGCCTGGCTGCTCGGAGGCGACGGCGGCCGTGCGCGCATCCTGCGCCGGCTCGGCCACGAGGCCAATGACGCGCTCGACGAATTCCTGGAGCTGGCGCTGAACTACGAGCGCAAGGCGCCGGCCTCGCTGCAGGGCTTCATGGCCTGGCTGCGCTCGGCCGACACCGAGGTGAAGCGCGACATGGAGATCTCGCGCGACGAGGTGCGGGTGATGACCGTGCACGGCGCCAAGGGCCTCGAGGCCTCGGTCGTGTTCATGGTCGACACCACGTCCTCGCCGGCGGACTCGCAGCGGCTGCGGCTGATCCAGGTGCCGCGCGGCAATGGCGGCGAGGTTGTGGTCTGGGCCGGCCGCAAGGCGGACGAACCCAAGCCCGTCGTCGAGGCGCGCAAGGCCATGATCGAGGAGACCGAGGACGAGTATCGCCGCCTGCTCTATGTCGCGATGACGCGCGCGGCCGATCGGCTCATCGTCGGCGGCTGCATGCCCGGCAACATGAGGACAGTGCGCAAGCTGAGCTGGTACGACCTCATCGACACCGGCCTTGCCGGCTCGGGCCTCGACAAGCAGACGACCGAGACGCCGCTCGGCAAGGTCACGCGATTCGCCCGGCTGGAGGATGCCGCGGCGCTGGGCACGCCGGCGACGTCGGTGGAGCAGACCATCGCGCTGCCGGACTGGCTGCGGACGCCAGCGCCGAGCGACATGACCGAGGACGATGCGGTGCGTCCCTCCGGGCAGTCGACCGAGGAAGGCCGTTCGGTGCGATCAGGCGAATCGGTCCAATCCCGCGCGCTGGCATTGCAACGCGGCACGCTGGTGCACCGGCTGCTGCAATCCCTGCCCGACATCGCCACCGAGCGCCGGCGCGAGGCCGCGCTCGGCTTCATGGCGCGCAACGCCGCGGACTGGCCGGAAGCCGACCGCATCGCGCTCGCCGACAAGGTGCTTGCCTTGATCACGGAGCCGCGTTTTGCCCCGGTCTTTGCCGCCGGCAGCCGGGCGGAGGTGGCCATTGCCGGCCGGTTGGAGCGGCCCGGTCGCAGCCCAGCGCTGGTGTCGGGACAGATCGACCGGCTGGTCGTGCGTCCGGACGAGGTTTTGATCGTCGATTTCAAGACCAACCAGGCGGCCCCCAAGAGCGCCGCCGAGGCGCCGGCAACCTATGTCCGGCAGCTTGCGCTGTACCGGGCGGTGCTGGCGCGGCTTTATCCCCAAAAGCCGGTCAGGGCGGTCCTGCTCTGGACCGAGGCCCTTGAATATATGGAGATTTCGGCCCCCGCGCTGGACGCGGCGCTGGCATCCCTTCATCTCGGTGTGAGCGTCCTTGACCCGGCAAGGAGCCGTTCATAG
- a CDS encoding lipopolysaccharide assembly protein LapA domain-containing protein — translation MRKFLTALIVIPLALILVTFAVANRHFVTVSFDPLISDDPSFSATMPLFLLLILVAALGVVAGGCAVWLAQRHWRRAARRHEADARAARGELADLRAQVTAARPEAQRLPVPSGVGLYGPIGRDKQRATL, via the coding sequence ATGCGAAAGTTCCTGACCGCGCTGATCGTGATTCCGCTGGCCCTGATCCTGGTGACCTTTGCGGTGGCCAACCGGCATTTCGTCACGGTCTCCTTCGATCCCTTGATCTCCGACGACCCCTCGTTCTCGGCCACAATGCCGCTGTTCCTGCTCCTGATCCTGGTGGCGGCGCTGGGCGTCGTGGCGGGCGGCTGTGCGGTCTGGCTCGCGCAGCGGCACTGGCGGCGGGCCGCGCGCCGGCACGAGGCCGATGCCAGGGCTGCGCGGGGCGAACTGGCCGATCTGCGCGCTCAGGTGACCGCGGCAAGACCCGAGGCGCAGCGGCTTCCCGTTCCCTCCGGGGTCGGCCTTTACGGGCCCATCGGGCGAGACAAGCAGCGCGCGACGTTGTAG
- a CDS encoding SRPBCC family protein, whose product MDDGHVWRNEYAIETSATAETIWGIFRDVPGWKTWNAGIEQIDIDGPFAAGTWFTMKPPGEEALRSQLIEVRENVCFVDETRVGDLVITVAHRIESLGPARTRIVYAADARGPQASEIGPAVASDFPDVLASLVKLAETRSA is encoded by the coding sequence ATGGACGACGGACATGTCTGGCGCAACGAATATGCCATCGAGACGTCTGCAACCGCAGAGACGATCTGGGGCATCTTTCGCGATGTGCCCGGTTGGAAAACCTGGAACGCAGGTATCGAGCAGATCGACATCGACGGGCCATTTGCGGCCGGCACCTGGTTCACGATGAAGCCGCCCGGTGAGGAGGCACTGCGCTCGCAACTGATCGAGGTCCGCGAGAACGTGTGCTTCGTCGATGAAACGCGAGTCGGCGACCTCGTCATCACAGTCGCACATCGCATCGAGTCGCTTGGCCCGGCGCGCACGCGCATCGTTTACGCCGCGGACGCGCGAGGGCCGCAAGCGTCCGAGATCGGTCCGGCTGTCGCGTCGGACTTTCCCGATGTTCTGGCCAGTCTCGTCAAGCTCGCCGAAACGAGATCGGCATGA
- the trpB gene encoding tryptophan synthase subunit beta: MNIAKPNSYRSGPDERGHFGIFGGRFVAETLMPLILDLEKAYTAAKADPAFQAEMNGYLKNYVGRPSPLYFAERLTEHLGGAKIYLKREELNHTGSHKVNNVLGQIMLARRMGKKRIIAETGAGQHGVATATLCARFGLECVVYMGAVDVERQQPNVIRMEMLGATVVPVQSGTRTLKDAMNEALRDWVTNVHNTFYCIGTVAGPHPYPTLVRDFQSIIGNETKAQMQEIEGRLPDSLVACIGGGSNAMGLFHPFLDDSSVEIFGVEAAGHGLTQLHAASIAGGRPGVLHGNRTYLLMDADGQIQDAHSISAGLDYPGIGPEHSWLHEVGRVNYLSATDDEALAAFQLLSRLEGIIPALEPAHAIAKVMELAPKRPKDHLMVVNLSGRGDKDVPQVGDILRGKK, translated from the coding sequence ATGAACATCGCCAAACCCAATTCCTATCGCAGCGGCCCCGACGAGCGCGGTCATTTCGGCATCTTCGGCGGACGCTTCGTCGCCGAAACCTTGATGCCGCTGATCCTCGATCTGGAGAAGGCGTACACCGCGGCCAAGGCCGATCCGGCCTTCCAGGCCGAGATGAACGGCTATCTCAAGAACTATGTCGGCCGGCCCTCGCCGCTGTATTTCGCGGAACGTCTGACTGAGCATCTCGGCGGCGCCAAGATCTATCTGAAGCGCGAAGAGCTCAACCACACCGGCTCGCACAAGGTGAACAACGTGCTCGGCCAGATCATGCTGGCGCGGCGCATGGGCAAGAAGCGCATCATCGCCGAGACCGGCGCGGGCCAGCATGGCGTCGCCACCGCGACGCTGTGCGCGCGCTTTGGCCTCGAATGCGTGGTCTATATGGGCGCCGTCGACGTCGAGCGGCAGCAGCCCAACGTCATCCGCATGGAGATGCTGGGCGCAACGGTGGTCCCGGTGCAGTCCGGGACCCGCACGCTGAAGGACGCCATGAACGAGGCGCTGCGCGATTGGGTCACCAACGTGCACAACACGTTCTATTGCATCGGCACGGTGGCGGGACCGCATCCCTATCCGACGCTGGTGCGCGACTTCCAGTCCATCATCGGCAACGAGACCAAGGCGCAGATGCAGGAGATCGAAGGCCGCCTGCCGGACTCGCTGGTCGCCTGCATCGGCGGCGGCTCGAACGCGATGGGCCTGTTCCATCCGTTCCTCGACGATTCCTCGGTCGAGATCTTCGGCGTCGAAGCGGCCGGCCACGGGCTCACGCAGCTGCATGCGGCGTCGATCGCGGGCGGCCGCCCCGGCGTGCTCCATGGCAACCGCACTTATCTCTTGATGGATGCGGACGGCCAGATCCAGGACGCGCATTCGATCTCCGCCGGCCTCGACTATCCCGGCATCGGCCCCGAGCATTCCTGGCTGCACGAGGTCGGCCGCGTCAATTATCTCTCCGCGACCGACGACGAGGCGCTCGCTGCGTTCCAGCTGCTGTCGAGGCTCGAAGGCATCATCCCCGCGCTCGAACCGGCGCATGCCATCGCCAAGGTGATGGAGCTCGCACCGAAGCGGCCGAAAGATCACCTGATGGTCGTCAATCTCTCCGGCCGCGGCGACAAGGACGTCCCGCAGGTCGGCGACATCCTGAGGGGCAAGAAGTGA
- the accD gene encoding acetyl-CoA carboxylase, carboxyltransferase subunit beta, protein MNWLTNVVRPKIRNMLRRETPENLWIKCPDSGQLVFYKDVEANQFVIPGSNYHMRMNSVARLKSIFDNETWYDVALPEVSPDPLKFRDEKKYVDRIKDARARTNLNDAIKVGYGKLEGAAVVVAVQDFDFMGGSLGMAAGEAIVRGLELAVEKKSPFIVFAASGGARMQEGILSLMQMPRTTVAVQMLREAKLPYIVVLTNPTTGGVTASYAMLGDVQIAEPGALIGFAGARVIEQTIREKLPEGFQRAEYLKEHGMVDMVVHRHDLRPTLARLCRLLTKAPAQEGASKPAQPVTSPAQIVSAAETAPAAPHA, encoded by the coding sequence ATGAACTGGCTTACCAATGTGGTCCGGCCGAAGATCCGCAACATGCTGCGGCGGGAGACGCCGGAGAATCTTTGGATCAAGTGCCCGGATTCCGGACAGCTCGTGTTCTACAAGGACGTCGAGGCCAACCAGTTCGTCATCCCCGGCTCGAACTACCACATGCGCATGAACTCGGTGGCGCGTCTGAAGTCGATCTTCGACAACGAGACCTGGTACGACGTCGCGCTGCCCGAGGTCTCGCCTGATCCGCTCAAGTTCCGCGACGAGAAGAAATACGTCGACCGCATCAAGGATGCGCGGGCGCGCACCAACCTCAACGACGCGATCAAGGTCGGCTACGGCAAGCTCGAAGGCGCCGCCGTCGTCGTCGCCGTGCAGGATTTCGATTTCATGGGCGGCTCGCTCGGCATGGCCGCGGGCGAGGCCATCGTGCGTGGGCTGGAGCTCGCAGTCGAGAAGAAATCGCCCTTCATCGTGTTCGCCGCATCCGGCGGCGCGCGCATGCAGGAAGGCATCTTGTCGCTGATGCAGATGCCGCGCACCACCGTCGCGGTGCAGATGCTGCGCGAGGCAAAGCTGCCCTACATCGTCGTGCTGACCAACCCGACCACCGGCGGCGTCACCGCCTCCTACGCTATGCTCGGCGACGTGCAGATCGCCGAGCCCGGCGCGCTGATCGGTTTTGCCGGCGCGCGCGTGATCGAGCAGACCATCCGCGAGAAACTGCCTGAGGGTTTCCAGCGCGCCGAGTACCTGAAGGAACACGGCATGGTCGACATGGTCGTGCATAGGCACGATCTGCGCCCGACCCTGGCGCGGCTCTGCCGCCTGCTGACCAAGGCGCCGGCTCAGGAAGGCGCATCGAAGCCAGCGCAGCCGGTGACGAGCCCGGCGCAGATCGTATCGGCCGCCGAGACGGCGCCGGCCGCGCCGCACGCGTGA
- a CDS encoding metallophosphoesterase family protein, whose translation MRFAAIADVHGNYLALEAVLADIRAHDIADIVNLGDMLSGPLDARRTIEILMKLDAVHVLGNHDRYLLDRPPEKMGSWDRPAHAQLNAAQLDWLRTQPMTRVFRDQVLLCHATPENDEVYWLDTVHPDGTVALSPLDRIEQFAQGITQSLILCAHTHLARAVRLRDGRLIVNPGSVGSPGYRDKHPFPHVVEAGTPHARYAILDLANGAWQVTFRHVAYDHEAMAALARRNNQPELANALATGWIK comes from the coding sequence ATGCGTTTTGCCGCGATTGCCGACGTCCACGGAAACTATCTCGCACTTGAAGCGGTGCTCGCCGACATCCGCGCGCATGACATCGCCGACATCGTCAATCTCGGCGACATGCTGAGCGGGCCGCTCGATGCGCGCCGGACCATCGAGATCCTGATGAAGCTCGATGCCGTGCATGTGCTCGGCAATCACGACCGCTATCTGCTCGATCGTCCGCCCGAAAAGATGGGCTCGTGGGACCGCCCCGCGCATGCGCAGCTCAATGCCGCGCAACTCGACTGGCTGCGCACGCAGCCGATGACGCGCGTGTTTCGGGACCAGGTCCTTCTCTGTCATGCGACGCCAGAGAACGACGAAGTCTATTGGCTCGACACCGTGCACCCTGATGGCACCGTCGCGCTGTCGCCGCTCGACCGCATCGAGCAGTTCGCGCAAGGCATCACGCAATCGCTGATCCTGTGTGCCCACACCCATCTCGCCCGCGCGGTGCGGCTTCGCGACGGAAGGTTGATCGTCAATCCCGGCAGCGTCGGCAGCCCCGGCTATCGTGACAAGCATCCGTTCCCGCATGTCGTCGAAGCCGGCACACCGCACGCGCGCTATGCGATCCTCGATCTGGCCAATGGTGCCTGGCAGGTGACGTTCCGCCACGTCGCCTATGATCACGAGGCGATGGCCGCGCTCGCGCGCCGCAACAATCAGCCGGAGCTGGCGAACGCGCTGGCGACGGGCTGGATCAAGTAG
- a CDS encoding folylpolyglutamate synthase/dihydrofolate synthase family protein, translating to MNASSDSAKTPLDEVIGRLSALHQKRIDLGLERMHRLLERLGHPERKLPPVIHIAGTNGKGSTVAYLRATLEAAGLRVHTYTSPYLVRINECFRLGRVGGGVLVSDDELRAALEEVERVNAGEAATVFELKTAAAFHLFAQNPADVVLLEVGLGGRLDSTNVVDQPAACVITPVSMDHMDFLGDTLTSIAGEKAAIIKRGVPVISAEQSPEAMAVIEGQAKRMRAPLFAANESWHVNVEHGRLVYSDDRGLMDLAAPRLFGRHQFDNAGLAIATLRAIPTFKVNQAAFEAGVVGAEWPARMQRLTSGELLSWGPQGSEIWLDGGHNAEGGRVAAAALGDLEERVSRPLVVIAGMMANKDARGFLANFAGLTRHIIAVPIPDTENAMPADRLADATRSLGMRVEMAPGIEAALRALSKLAYEVPPRILITGSLYLAGHVLALNGTPPA from the coding sequence GTGAACGCCTCCTCTGACAGTGCAAAGACACCGCTCGACGAAGTGATCGGGCGGCTGTCGGCCCTGCATCAGAAGCGCATCGATCTCGGGCTGGAGCGGATGCACCGCCTGCTCGAGCGGCTCGGCCACCCCGAACGCAAGCTGCCGCCGGTGATCCACATCGCCGGCACCAACGGCAAGGGCTCGACGGTCGCCTATCTGCGCGCGACGCTGGAGGCCGCTGGCCTGCGCGTCCACACCTACACCTCGCCGTATCTCGTCCGCATCAACGAATGTTTTCGCCTTGGCCGCGTCGGTGGCGGCGTGCTGGTCAGCGACGACGAACTGCGCGCCGCGCTGGAGGAGGTCGAGCGCGTCAATGCGGGCGAAGCCGCAACCGTGTTCGAGCTGAAGACCGCTGCGGCGTTTCATCTGTTCGCGCAGAACCCGGCCGACGTCGTGCTGCTCGAAGTCGGCCTTGGCGGCCGGCTCGATTCGACCAACGTGGTCGATCAGCCTGCGGCCTGCGTGATCACGCCGGTCAGCATGGACCACATGGATTTCCTAGGGGACACGCTCACATCGATCGCCGGCGAAAAGGCCGCGATCATCAAGCGCGGCGTGCCTGTGATCTCGGCCGAGCAGTCGCCGGAAGCGATGGCCGTGATCGAGGGGCAGGCCAAGCGCATGCGCGCACCGCTGTTTGCCGCGAACGAGAGCTGGCACGTCAATGTCGAGCACGGACGGCTGGTTTACTCCGACGACCGCGGCCTGATGGATCTCGCCGCGCCGCGCCTGTTCGGCCGCCACCAGTTCGACAATGCCGGTCTTGCGATCGCGACGTTGCGCGCAATTCCGACCTTCAAGGTCAACCAGGCCGCCTTCGAGGCCGGCGTCGTCGGTGCCGAATGGCCGGCGCGGATGCAGCGCCTCACTTCGGGCGAGCTGCTTTCGTGGGGGCCGCAGGGCTCGGAGATCTGGCTCGACGGAGGCCATAATGCCGAGGGCGGGCGCGTTGCCGCCGCGGCACTCGGCGATCTCGAAGAACGGGTGTCGCGGCCGCTGGTGGTGATCGCGGGCATGATGGCCAACAAGGATGCGCGAGGCTTTCTCGCCAATTTCGCCGGCCTCACCCGCCACATCATCGCGGTGCCGATCCCCGACACCGAGAATGCGATGCCGGCCGACCGTCTCGCGGATGCGACGCGCAGCCTCGGCATGCGCGTCGAGATGGCGCCCGGCATCGAGGCCGCGCTGCGCGCCCTGTCGAAGCTGGCTTACGAGGTGCCGCCGCGCATTCTGATCACCGGTTCGCTATATCTCGCCGGCCACGTGCTCGCCCTCAACGGCACGCCTCCTGCATAG
- a CDS encoding phosphoribosylanthranilate isomerase, which produces MSLLVKICGLSTRETLQTALDAGADMVGFVFFPPSPRHLSLELGRDLGRQVKQRALKVALTVDADDATLDNIMDALSPDIFQLHGKESVARLRDIKQKYGRPVMKAVPVAIAADLAVLPGYAAVADRILFDARAPKDATRPGGLGAPFDWHLLENLDLKLPYMVSGGLHADNVAEALRVTGAGGVDVSSGVESAPGVKDPEMIKAFIRAARATQDASQELSVR; this is translated from the coding sequence ATGTCCCTGCTCGTCAAAATCTGCGGCCTGTCCACGCGCGAGACGCTTCAAACAGCGCTCGACGCCGGCGCCGACATGGTGGGGTTCGTGTTCTTTCCGCCGTCGCCCCGACATCTCTCTTTGGAGCTTGGCCGGGACCTTGGCCGGCAGGTGAAGCAGCGCGCGCTTAAAGTGGCGCTCACGGTCGATGCCGACGACGCCACGCTCGACAACATCATGGACGCGCTCTCGCCGGATATTTTCCAGCTCCACGGCAAGGAGAGCGTCGCCCGGCTGCGCGACATCAAGCAGAAGTACGGCCGCCCGGTGATGAAGGCCGTGCCGGTCGCAATCGCCGCCGATCTTGCCGTGCTGCCCGGCTATGCCGCGGTCGCCGACCGCATCCTGTTCGATGCCCGTGCGCCGAAAGACGCGACCCGTCCCGGTGGCCTCGGCGCGCCCTTCGACTGGCACCTGCTGGAAAATCTCGATCTGAAACTGCCCTACATGGTCTCGGGCGGGCTGCACGCCGACAACGTCGCGGAAGCGCTTCGCGTCACCGGCGCCGGTGGCGTCGACGTGTCCTCCGGTGTCGAGAGCGCCCCTGGCGTCAAGGACCCCGAGATGATCAAGGCCTTCATTCGCGCCGCGCGCGCTACCCAAGATGCAAGTCAAGAGTTGAGCGTTCGATGA
- the trpA gene encoding tryptophan synthase subunit alpha has product MTTRIDTRFAELKKQGRSAFVTYVMAGDPDLTTSLEIVKALPKAGADVIELGIPFTDPMADGPSIQAAGLRALKVGMTLKKTLELVRDFRKDDNVTPLVLMGYYNPIYIYGVDKFLADAKTSGVDGLIIVDLPPEEDDELCIPALKVGLNFIRLATPTTDDKRLPAVLANTSGFVYYVSIAGITGAAAADANAVGEAVARIKRHTKLPICVGFGIRTPEAARAIAEKADGSVVGTALVDALKNSLDAEGRATAKTVNAVAELTAALAQGVKGAKQAAE; this is encoded by the coding sequence GTGACCACGCGTATCGATACCCGTTTTGCCGAGTTGAAGAAGCAGGGCCGCTCGGCCTTCGTCACCTATGTGATGGCCGGCGATCCCGATCTCACAACGTCGCTCGAGATCGTCAAGGCGCTGCCCAAGGCAGGCGCCGACGTCATCGAACTCGGCATTCCCTTCACCGATCCGATGGCGGATGGTCCCTCGATTCAGGCCGCAGGTCTGCGCGCGCTCAAGGTCGGCATGACCTTGAAGAAGACGCTGGAACTGGTGCGCGACTTCCGCAAGGACGACAACGTCACGCCGCTGGTGCTGATGGGCTATTACAATCCGATCTACATTTACGGCGTCGACAAGTTTTTGGCTGATGCCAAGACATCAGGCGTTGACGGCCTGATCATCGTCGATTTGCCGCCGGAGGAAGACGATGAGCTCTGCATTCCCGCGCTGAAGGTGGGTCTGAACTTCATTCGCCTCGCGACCCCGACCACCGACGACAAGCGCCTGCCCGCGGTGCTCGCGAACACATCAGGCTTTGTCTATTACGTCTCTATCGCCGGCATCACCGGTGCAGCGGCGGCAGACGCCAATGCCGTTGGCGAAGCTGTCGCGCGCATCAAGCGGCATACCAAGCTGCCGATCTGCGTTGGTTTTGGCATCCGCACGCCGGAGGCGGCGCGCGCCATTGCCGAGAAGGCCGATGGTTCGGTGGTCGGCACCGCGCTGGTGGATGCGCTCAAGAACAGCCTCGACGCCGAGGGGCGTGCGACCGCCAAGACCGTTAACGCCGTCGCAGAGCTGACGGCGGCCCTGGCCCAGGGCGTCAAGGGTGCGAAACAGGCGGCGGAATAG
- the trxA gene encoding thioredoxin codes for MAVSKVSDADFEAEVLKANGPVVVDFWAEWCGPCRMIAPALDEIAGAMGDKVKIVKLNVDESPKTASKYGVMSIPTLMIFKGGEMASRQVGAAPKAKLQQWITSAV; via the coding sequence ATGGCCGTTAGCAAGGTTTCCGACGCCGATTTCGAAGCCGAAGTGCTCAAGGCGAACGGCCCCGTGGTCGTCGATTTCTGGGCCGAATGGTGCGGCCCCTGCCGCATGATCGCGCCCGCTCTCGACGAGATCGCCGGCGCGATGGGCGACAAGGTCAAGATCGTGAAGCTCAATGTCGACGAGAGCCCGAAGACCGCGTCCAAGTACGGCGTGATGTCGATCCCGACCCTGATGATCTTCAAGGGCGGCGAGATGGCCTCCCGCCAGGTCGGCGCCGCGCCGAAGGCGAAGCTGCAGCAGTGGATCACGTCAGCGGTCTGA